A part of Aegilops tauschii subsp. strangulata cultivar AL8/78 chromosome 2, Aet v6.0, whole genome shotgun sequence genomic DNA contains:
- the LOC109756898 gene encoding uncharacterized protein has product MSRSGGLAVLLLLVLAARAAAAIKPLEEEPQGGKWTDQLTAEAAIKPSEEQPQDGNHLTAAKGLLGEEPAARLAYVRTEEKKDSEDAATMPLEGMKPGGGVAIQQGGDPGTVPSASSGSGEHAKEESGEHGKEGSSSTSKEGEKSAKSCLTKEECHKKRLLCGKGCTMSAHAKCAAKCSKSCIATC; this is encoded by the exons ATGTCTCGCTCCGGGGGCCTCGCGGTGCTGCTGCTCCTGGTGCTCGCCGCCAGGGCGGCCGCGGCGATCAAGCCATTGGAGGAGGAGCCGCAGGGCGGCAAGTGGACGGACCAGCTCACGGCGGAAGCGGCGATCAAGCCATCGGAGGAGCAGCCGCAGGACGGCAA CCACCTCACGGCGGCCAAGGGCCTGCTGGGGGAGGAGCCCGCCGCGCGGCTGGCGTACGTCCGGACGGAGGAGAAGAAGGACAGCGAGGACGCGGCGACGATGCCGTTGGAGGGGATGAAGCCGGGCGGCGGCGTGGCGATCCAGCAGGGCGGCGACCCGGGCACGGTgccgtcggcgtcgtcggggagCGGCGAGCATGCGAAGGAGGAGAGCGGCGAGCACGGCAAGGAGGGGAGCAGCAGCACCAGCAAGGAGGGGGAGAAGTCGGCCAAGAGCTGCCTGACCAAGGAGGAGTGCCACAAGAAGCGGCTGCTGTGCGGCAAGGGCTGCACCATGTCCGCCCACGCCAAGTGCGCCGCCAAGTGCTCCAAGTCCTGCATCGCCACCTGCTag
- the LOC109756899 gene encoding pyruvate kinase, cytosolic isozyme: protein MANIDMAAVLADMERDAAADARTPRTKLVCTLGPASRSVPMLEKLLRAGMNVARFNFSHGTHEYHKETLDALRQAMHNTGILCAVMLDTKGPEIRTGFLKDGKPIKLTKGQEITVSTDYDIKGDTNTISMSYKKLPQDVKPGHVILCADGTISLAVLSCDPAAGTVRCRCENTAMLGERKNCNLPGIVVDLPTLTEKDKEDILGWGVPNDIDMIALSFVRKGSDLVTVRQLLGQHAKRIKLMSKVENQEGIVNFDDILRETDAFMVARGDLGMEIPVEKIFLAQKMMIYKCNLAGKPVVTATQMLESMIKSPRPTRAEATDVANAVLDGTDCVMLSGESAAGAYPEVAVKIMARICVEAESSLDNDAVFKEMIKAAPLPMSPLESLASSAVRTANKARATLIVVLTRGGTTAKLVAKYRPRVPILSVVVPVLTTDSFDWTVSSEGPARHSLIYRGLIPLLAEGSAKATDSESTEEILQAALKSAVKKQLCKAGDAVVVLHRIGMASVIKICTVK from the exons ATGGCGAACATCGACATGGCGGCGGTGCTGGCGGACATGGAGCGGGACGCGGCGGCGGACGCGCGCACCCCGCGGACCAAGCTGGTGTGCACGCTCGGCCCGGCCTCCCGCTCCGTGCCCATGCTCGAGAAGCTGCTCCGCGCCGGGATGAACGTCGCGCGCTTCAACTTCTCCCACGGCACCCACGAGTACCACAAGGAGACCCTCGACGCCCTCCGCCAGGCCATGCACAACACCGGCATCCTCTGCGCCGTCATGCTCGACACCAAG GGACCTGAGATTCGTACTGGATTTTTGAAGGATGGTAAACCAATCAAACTGACAAAGGGTCAAGAAATCACTGTTTCCACCGACTATGATATCAAGGGCGACACGAACACGATCTCCATGAGTTACAAGAAACTTCCTCAGGATGTGAAGCCTGGGCATGTCATACTATGTGCTGATGGTACCATCTCCTTGGCTGTTCTGTCTTGCGACCCAGCAGCTGGAACTGTCAGATGTAGGTGTGAGAACACTGCAATGCTTGGAGAGAGGAAGAATTGTAATCTGCCAGGAATTGTCGTGGACCTTCCTACCCTGACGGAGAAGGATAAGGAGGACATTTTGGGATGGGGTGTGCCTAATGACATTGACATGATTGCTTTGTCATTTGTCCGCAAAGGATCAGATTTGGTGACCGTCAGACAGCTTCTTGGACAGCATGCAAAGCGCATCAAGTTAATGTCAAAG GTTGAAAACCAAGAGGGCATTGTAAACTTTGATGACATTCTGAGGGAAACCGATGCCTTTATGGTTGCTAGAGGTGATCTTGGAATGGAGATTCCAGTCGAGAAGATATTCCTTGCACAGAAAATGATGATCTACAAGTGCAACCTTGCTGGGAAGCCTGTGGTCACAGCGACACAGATGCTCGAGTCCATGATCAAGTCCCCCAGGCCAACCCGCGCTGAGGCTACTGATGTTGCAAATGCTGTGCTCGATGGAACTGATTGCGTCATGCTCAGTGGCGAAAGCGCTGCTGGAGCATACCCTGAGGTGGCTGTGAAGATCATGGCGCGCATCTGCGTTGAGGCAGAGTCTTCCCTGGATAACGACGCCGTCTTCAAGGAGATGATCAAGGCTGCGCCCCTCCCGATGAGCCCGCTGGAGTCCCTCGCGTCCTCCGCCGTGCGGACCGCCAACAAGGCCAGGGCTACTCTGATCGTCGTCCTGACCCGTGGCGGCACCACGGCGAAGCTGGTCGCCAAGTACCGCCCCAGGGTCCCGATCCTGTCCGTGGTCGTCCCTGTGCTGACGACCGACTCGTTCGACTGGACCGTCAGCTCTGAGGGCCCCGCCAGGCACAGCCTGATCTACAGAGGCCTGATCCCGCTTCTCGCTGAGGGCTCCGCCAAGGCCACCGACTCGGAGTCGACGGAGGAGATCCTCCAGGCCGCGCTCAAGTCGGCCGTGAAGAAGCAGCTTTGCAAGGCCGGCGACGCCGTCGTCGTCCTGCACCGTATCGGCATGGCCTCCGTCATCAAGATCTGCACCGTCAAGTGA